One Candidatus Sulfurimonas baltica DNA segment encodes these proteins:
- a CDS encoding cell envelope integrity protein TolA, whose protein sequence is MINHRRPLIISLIFHSILILTVLFTWRYYSENKKAECETTICVQLSALQAKEITKEPLHVENKKPQTKPKNTTTEDKIPSKKIEIAPVIAPIIEEVVEPKAQDSEKIKEIHKIKEKVIVKEDVIEKKIVIEEKIAVNIADKVSHVEPKKEEVAKEYLKINTKKITQLLQDNLYYPRSARKRNITGEVIIRFTLGVDCEVYDIEIVNSKNNILSRAAVKTIEDLSGKFPKPDKKIILNVPINYNLSE, encoded by the coding sequence ATGATTAACCACAGACGCCCATTAATAATATCACTTATCTTTCACTCCATTCTTATATTAACAGTGCTGTTTACATGGAGATATTATTCTGAAAATAAAAAAGCAGAGTGTGAAACTACAATTTGTGTTCAACTCAGTGCGCTACAAGCTAAAGAAATTACCAAAGAGCCACTACATGTAGAAAATAAAAAGCCTCAAACAAAACCAAAAAATACAACCACAGAAGATAAAATTCCATCCAAAAAAATAGAGATAGCTCCAGTTATAGCGCCGATAATTGAAGAAGTTGTTGAGCCCAAAGCACAAGATAGTGAAAAAATAAAAGAGATTCACAAAATCAAAGAAAAAGTAATTGTTAAAGAAGATGTAATAGAAAAGAAAATAGTTATAGAAGAAAAAATAGCTGTAAATATTGCCGATAAAGTGTCACATGTAGAGCCTAAAAAAGAGGAAGTTGCAAAAGAGTATCTGAAAATTAACACAAAAAAAATCACCCAACTTTTACAAGATAATTTGTACTATCCAAGAAGTGCCAGAAAAAGGAACATAACCGGTGAGGTAATTATAAGATTTACACTTGGAGTTGATTGTGAAGTTTATGATATTGAGATTGTGAACTCAAAAAATAATATTTTAAGTCGTGCGGCAGTTAAAACAATAGAAGATTTATCAGGAAAATTTCCAAAACCTGATAAAAAAATCATTTTAAATGTACCGATAAATTATAACTTGAGTGAATAA
- a CDS encoding ammonium transporter produces MLEADFKYIIDTFFTLFTMVLIIFMVPGFAMLEAGLVRTKNVSAVLTINVMIYAVASLAFLLVGYELAFGSWESDTQSIWAVFMFQMAFVGKTVNIMSGGVSERVRIIPLAIFTVVMGAVIYPLVVNVTWGADIIAGTMLDIDMYDLAGSTVIHSTGGWALLAAIMIMGPRKGRYVDGKIRVIPASNIPLVVLGALLLWIGWFGFNGGSVGSISSVENANSVAKTIMNTNTAGLAGAIIAGFIMYFRYKLLDITMILNGALGGLVAVTAGPDLYDMYTPILIGLIGGALVVFAVPIFDKLKLDDPVGALSVHLVNGIWGTLAVGIFVDSVSFMAQLKGVVIVAVFAFSVSFVVLYVINKISRFRAEDDAQVEGMDVNECGVEAYPEFKRAI; encoded by the coding sequence ATGTTAGAAGCTGATTTTAAATATATAATCGATACTTTCTTTACGCTATTCACAATGGTCTTAATAATCTTTATGGTTCCTGGTTTTGCAATGCTTGAAGCTGGACTTGTACGTACAAAAAATGTCTCTGCCGTTCTTACAATAAATGTAATGATTTACGCAGTTGCCTCTTTGGCATTTTTGTTAGTAGGTTATGAGCTTGCTTTTGGTAGCTGGGAGAGTGATACTCAGAGTATATGGGCTGTTTTTATGTTTCAAATGGCATTTGTTGGTAAAACTGTAAATATTATGAGTGGTGGTGTTAGTGAGCGTGTTCGCATTATTCCTCTAGCTATTTTTACAGTTGTAATGGGTGCAGTAATATATCCTTTGGTAGTAAATGTCACTTGGGGTGCAGATATTATTGCAGGTACAATGCTTGATATTGACATGTATGACTTAGCAGGCTCAACTGTGATTCACTCAACAGGTGGCTGGGCTCTTCTTGCTGCTATTATGATAATGGGTCCAAGAAAGGGTCGTTATGTAGATGGAAAAATTAGAGTTATTCCAGCTTCAAACATACCACTTGTTGTTTTAGGTGCACTTCTTTTATGGATAGGTTGGTTTGGATTTAATGGTGGAAGTGTTGGCTCCATCTCTTCTGTTGAGAATGCGAACAGTGTTGCTAAAACTATTATGAATACTAATACAGCAGGTCTCGCAGGTGCAATTATCGCTGGTTTTATTATGTACTTCAGATATAAACTTCTTGATATTACTATGATTTTAAATGGTGCGCTGGGTGGTTTAGTTGCAGTTACTGCTGGACCTGATTTGTATGACATGTACACACCTATTTTAATTGGTCTTATCGGTGGTGCTTTAGTTGTCTTTGCAGTTCCTATTTTTGATAAACTAAAATTAGATGATCCTGTTGGAGCACTCTCTGTACACTTGGTGAATGGTATATGGGGAACATTGGCAGTTGGAATATTTGTAGATAGCGTCTCTTTTATGGCACAGTTAAAAGGTGTTGTAATCGTAGCGGTTTTTGCATTTAGTGTTTCATTTGTAGTTCTATATGTTATAAATAAAATATCAAGATTTAGAGCAGAAGATGATGCTCAAGTTGAAGGTATGGATGTTAACGAGTGTGGTGTAGAAGCTTATCCAGAATTCAAACGTGCTATCTAA
- a CDS encoding P-II family nitrogen regulator, with amino-acid sequence MKRVEAVIKPFKLEDVKDALAEIGIDGMTVSEVKGYGRQKGHSELYRGAEYVVDFLPKIKMEMVVSDDMVDQVTSTIVEAARTGKIGDGKIFVTNIEKIIRIRTGETDIEAI; translated from the coding sequence ATGAAAAGAGTAGAAGCGGTTATTAAACCATTTAAATTAGAAGATGTAAAAGATGCCTTAGCAGAAATTGGCATCGATGGAATGACAGTAAGTGAAGTTAAAGGTTATGGTCGTCAAAAAGGTCATAGTGAACTTTACCGTGGTGCTGAGTACGTAGTAGACTTTTTACCAAAAATAAAAATGGAAATGGTAGTGTCTGATGATATGGTTGATCAAGTTACGAGTACAATTGTAGAAGCTGCTAGAACTGGTAAAATAGGTGACGGTAAAATATTCGTTACAAACATTGAAAAAATTATCCGTATACGTACTGGTGAAACTGACATCGAGGCTATATAA
- a CDS encoding ammonium transporter, which produces MKRFFLALLALPTFVFAEDTLSSGDTAWMLVATALVMLMTPAGLALFYGGLTRSKNVINTISMSLGAFAVGSLVWVLVGYSVAFGDGDLIGSGKVLLSGITSDTLSGTIPELLFVAFQGTFAAIAVAIASGSMIERVKFSTFMVFVALWIVAVYAPITHWAWSGNSTTLNFGEMDFAGGTVVHLNAGVAGFVVAMILGRRKDYGKVAIKPFSPVLVSLGAALLWFGWFGFNAGSELAADGVAASAFLVTNVAASLGVIGWIAVEWLVYKKATLVGGASGAVAGLVAITPAAGSAGVEGAIIIGLVGGALGFYGVSKLKNMFKVDDSLDAFWIHGLVGIWGSIATAIFIADYAMAKDYDMMSQLLSQFKAIGLTIVYSGVVTAIVYFIASALTGGGRVDEETEAKGLDETVHGEKAINL; this is translated from the coding sequence ATGAAGAGATTTTTTCTTGCTCTGTTGGCATTGCCAACATTTGTATTTGCAGAGGATACGTTAAGCAGCGGTGACACTGCTTGGATGTTAGTTGCTACGGCTTTAGTAATGTTAATGACACCTGCGGGGTTAGCACTATTTTATGGCGGTCTTACTCGTAGTAAAAATGTTATTAATACTATAAGTATGAGTTTAGGTGCTTTCGCAGTTGGTAGTTTAGTGTGGGTATTAGTTGGTTACTCAGTAGCATTTGGTGATGGTGATTTAATTGGTAGTGGTAAAGTTTTACTTTCTGGAATTACTTCAGACACTTTAAGTGGAACAATTCCTGAGTTACTGTTTGTAGCATTTCAAGGGACATTTGCAGCGATTGCAGTTGCTATTGCTAGTGGTTCAATGATTGAGAGAGTTAAATTCTCTACATTTATGGTGTTTGTTGCATTATGGATTGTAGCTGTTTATGCTCCTATTACACACTGGGCGTGGAGTGGTAATTCGACTACATTAAACTTTGGTGAGATGGACTTTGCCGGTGGTACTGTTGTTCACTTAAATGCTGGTGTTGCAGGTTTTGTTGTTGCAATGATTTTAGGAAGAAGAAAAGATTATGGAAAAGTTGCTATTAAGCCATTTTCTCCTGTATTAGTATCTTTAGGTGCTGCTCTATTATGGTTTGGTTGGTTCGGTTTTAATGCTGGATCTGAACTAGCTGCTGATGGCGTTGCTGCATCTGCTTTTTTAGTTACAAATGTTGCTGCGTCTCTTGGTGTTATAGGCTGGATTGCAGTTGAGTGGTTAGTTTACAAAAAAGCTACTCTAGTTGGTGGTGCTTCTGGTGCTGTTGCTGGTCTTGTTGCTATCACTCCTGCTGCTGGTTCTGCTGGTGTTGAGGGTGCGATTATCATAGGTTTAGTTGGTGGTGCATTAGGTTTTTATGGTGTTTCTAAGCTTAAAAACATGTTCAAAGTTGATGACTCTTTAGATGCATTCTGGATTCACGGTTTAGTTGGTATCTGGGGTTCAATTGCTACGGCAATCTTTATTGCTGATTATGCAATGGCTAAAGATTATGACATGATGTCTCAACTTCTAAGTCAATTTAAAGCAATCGGATTAACAATTGTTTACAGTGGTGTAGTAACAGCAATAGTTTACTTTATTGCGTCTGCTTTAACTGGTGGTGGTAGAGTTGATGAAGAGACTGAAGCAAAAGGTCTTGATGAAACAGTTCACGGTGAAAAAGCGATTAACCTATAA
- the gyrA gene encoding DNA gyrase subunit A → MGDLLNNDEIQTINIEETLQNSYLDYSMSVIVGRALPDVRDGLKPVHRRILYAMDKLNLSHGAKFKKSARIVGDVIGQYHPHGDTAVYDALVRMAQDFSMRMQLVDGQGNFGSVDGDSAAAMRYTEARMTKYAGELLKDLDKNTVNMIDNYDGTTKEPDVMPTRAPNLLINGSSGIAVGMATNIPPHNPTEIMNGLKALLKNPDIELSEIMRHIKAPDFPTGGIIFGKKGIMDAYETGRGRIKVRAKTHIEKKGHRDIIIIDELPYQVNKARLIENIANLVKDKMIDGVSEIRDESDRDGMRVVIELKKDAMSEIVLNNLFKQTSMQTTFGIIMLSILNQEPRIFGIITILKHFINHRKTIIIRRTIFDLEKAKARAHILEGLKKALDIIDQIIKVIKASKNVEEARDNLVSEFEFSQIQAQSIVDMRLGKLTGLEREKIENELLELLTLIEYLESILKSEEILHGIINDEFDELLVTYTDARRTEIEDDYDDIDIEDLIPNEPMVVTITHRGYIKRVPLASYEKQKRGGKGKIAVTTYEDDFIERFFTCNTHDTLLFVTDRGQLHWLKVYKIPEGSRIAKGKAVVNLLNLMADEKIRSIIPTTDFSEEKGLVFFTQKGIVKRTNLSEFSNIRSNGVRAIVLDDDDALITAKIADQDIKYLFIVTKLAQCIKFDIEKTREQGRSTRGVRGIKFKHEDDEVIDANIIASDEQEILIVAEKGIGKRTDAGEYRLTNRGGSGVIAMKMTAKTGKYIVGCLMVDEGMDMMALTKAGKMIRVDMQTISKSSRNTSGVYIVKGDDVASVSRCPKQPIDDEEEDENLLLDPSELV, encoded by the coding sequence ATGGGCGATTTGCTAAACAACGATGAGATACAAACTATAAATATTGAAGAGACTCTTCAAAACAGCTACCTTGATTACTCTATGAGTGTAATCGTAGGTCGGGCACTCCCTGATGTTCGTGACGGATTAAAACCTGTTCATAGAAGAATTCTATATGCGATGGACAAACTAAACCTTTCTCACGGTGCGAAGTTTAAAAAATCTGCTCGTATAGTCGGTGACGTTATTGGTCAGTACCACCCTCACGGCGATACTGCAGTTTATGATGCTCTTGTTCGTATGGCTCAGGATTTCTCTATGAGAATGCAACTTGTTGACGGTCAAGGAAACTTCGGTTCTGTGGACGGCGACAGTGCGGCTGCTATGAGATATACAGAAGCTCGTATGACCAAGTACGCTGGTGAGCTTTTAAAAGATCTTGATAAAAACACAGTTAATATGATAGACAACTACGACGGAACTACAAAAGAGCCTGATGTAATGCCAACCCGTGCTCCAAACCTTCTTATAAATGGTTCATCAGGTATTGCAGTTGGTATGGCAACAAATATTCCACCTCATAATCCAACTGAAATCATGAATGGATTAAAAGCTCTTCTTAAAAATCCAGATATTGAACTGTCTGAAATAATGAGACATATCAAAGCTCCCGATTTTCCAACCGGCGGTATTATCTTTGGTAAAAAAGGGATTATGGATGCGTACGAAACTGGCCGTGGCCGTATAAAAGTTCGTGCTAAAACCCATATAGAGAAAAAAGGGCACAGAGATATTATTATTATTGATGAGCTTCCTTATCAAGTAAATAAGGCACGTTTAATAGAGAATATAGCTAACCTTGTTAAAGACAAAATGATTGATGGTGTTTCAGAGATTCGTGATGAGTCTGACCGTGACGGTATGAGAGTTGTTATTGAACTAAAAAAAGATGCTATGAGTGAAATAGTTCTTAACAATCTTTTCAAGCAAACGAGCATGCAGACTACATTTGGTATTATCATGCTTTCTATATTAAATCAAGAGCCAAGAATCTTTGGAATCATAACTATATTAAAACACTTTATAAATCACCGTAAAACTATTATTATTCGCCGTACAATTTTTGACCTTGAAAAAGCAAAAGCGAGAGCGCATATTTTAGAAGGTCTTAAAAAAGCACTTGATATTATTGATCAAATTATAAAAGTAATCAAAGCAAGTAAAAATGTAGAAGAAGCACGTGACAATCTAGTTTCAGAGTTTGAATTCTCTCAAATCCAAGCACAAAGCATTGTAGATATGCGTCTTGGGAAACTTACAGGTTTAGAGCGTGAGAAAATTGAAAATGAATTACTAGAGCTTCTTACACTTATTGAATATCTAGAGTCAATTCTAAAGAGTGAAGAAATTTTACACGGGATAATTAATGATGAGTTTGATGAACTTCTTGTTACATATACTGATGCTAGACGTACAGAAATTGAGGATGATTACGACGATATAGATATTGAGGATTTAATCCCTAATGAGCCAATGGTTGTAACTATCACTCACAGAGGCTACATCAAAAGAGTTCCTCTAGCTTCTTATGAAAAACAAAAACGTGGTGGAAAAGGCAAAATTGCTGTAACTACTTACGAAGATGACTTTATAGAGAGATTCTTTACATGTAACACTCACGATACACTTCTGTTTGTAACAGACCGTGGTCAATTACACTGGTTGAAAGTTTACAAAATCCCTGAAGGAAGCAGAATTGCTAAAGGCAAAGCTGTTGTAAATCTTCTTAACCTTATGGCTGATGAAAAAATTCGCTCTATTATCCCTACAACTGATTTCAGTGAAGAGAAGGGTCTAGTATTTTTCACACAAAAAGGTATTGTTAAACGAACAAACCTTAGTGAGTTTTCAAATATCAGAAGCAACGGAGTTAGAGCAATAGTTCTTGATGATGATGATGCACTAATTACTGCAAAAATAGCTGATCAAGATATTAAGTATCTATTTATAGTAACAAAACTTGCTCAATGTATTAAATTTGACATTGAAAAAACTCGTGAACAAGGTCGTAGTACTCGTGGTGTAAGAGGTATTAAGTTCAAACACGAAGATGATGAAGTGATTGATGCAAATATTATCGCAAGTGATGAGCAGGAGATTTTAATTGTTGCAGAAAAAGGTATCGGAAAAAGAACTGATGCTGGCGAATACAGATTGACAAATCGTGGTGGTTCTGGTGTTATAGCTATGAAAATGACTGCTAAAACTGGAAAGTACATTGTTGGATGTCTGATGGTTGATGAAGGTATGGATATGATGGCTCTTACAAAAGCCGGCAAGATGATTAGAGTAGATATGCAGACTATCTCAAAATCTAGCAGAAACACATCTGGAGTATATATTGTAAAGGGTGATGATGTTGCAAGTGTTTCTCGTTGTCCAAAACAACCGATAGATGATGAAGAAGAAGATGAGAATCTTCTCCTTGATCCAAGTGAGTTGGTATAG
- a CDS encoding LPP20 family lipoprotein, with translation MKYSILLALLLSVSSLFGTDKIQSVDTSVMEQTNAELAKARAEANQAKADLLQVNLEREQEALSAAEADEARAAMQREAVLSANQTIHISVTGQGVAPMNTVSPAQAYALAKRAAIADAYRAIAEKVKGVRIDGQDLIKNMMVQRSVIRTSVNAMIRNANVVETTFKEGLCEVEMEIVISHSDFAQ, from the coding sequence ATGAAATATTCTATATTACTTGCACTGCTTTTAAGTGTTTCTTCACTATTTGGAACTGATAAAATTCAATCAGTTGACACTTCGGTTATGGAGCAGACAAATGCAGAGCTTGCTAAAGCAAGAGCTGAAGCGAATCAAGCAAAAGCTGATCTTCTTCAAGTAAACCTTGAGAGAGAGCAAGAAGCTTTAAGTGCTGCTGAGGCTGATGAAGCAAGAGCAGCTATGCAAAGAGAAGCTGTTTTAAGTGCTAATCAAACTATTCATATAAGCGTTACAGGTCAAGGCGTTGCCCCTATGAATACTGTTTCTCCTGCTCAAGCTTATGCTTTAGCAAAAAGAGCAGCAATTGCAGATGCTTACAGAGCTATAGCTGAAAAAGTAAAAGGTGTTCGTATTGATGGTCAAGACTTAATCAAAAATATGATGGTTCAAAGATCAGTTATTCGTACTTCTGTTAATGCAATGATTAGAAATGCCAATGTTGTTGAAACAACTTTTAAAGAGGGACTATGCGAAGTAGAGATGGAAATCGTAATTTCACACTCAGACTTTGCTCAATAA
- a CDS encoding aspartate-semialdehyde dehydrogenase, translating to MRKYNVAVVGANGAVGEEILTILQEIDFPLNKLVPLASARSIGKTVEFNGKDIAIQELTTDVFEEEEIEIALFSAGGNISEKFAPYAVKAGAVVIDNTSHFRMDKNIPLVVPEVNPEDIAKWETSGIIANPNCSTIQMVQVLKPLDEAYDLVRVDVSTYQATSGAGKEAMEELVTQMQDFFAFKLSDSEHKVFNQQIALNVIPQIDVFMENGYTKEEMKMINETTKIMHKEIPLSATCVRVPTLRGHAEALSLTFNSDVQADKVREILSKAPNIVILDKPEEALYPMPATCVDMNETFVGRIRNDNFSKKMIHLFIVADNLRVGAATNAVRIAQKWAEMQEEK from the coding sequence ATGAGAAAATACAATGTAGCAGTAGTTGGAGCAAATGGGGCGGTTGGTGAAGAGATATTAACAATATTACAAGAGATTGACTTCCCTTTAAACAAACTGGTTCCATTGGCAAGTGCTAGAAGTATAGGCAAAACTGTAGAGTTTAATGGAAAAGACATAGCTATACAAGAGCTTACTACTGATGTTTTTGAAGAAGAAGAGATTGAAATTGCACTTTTTAGTGCTGGTGGAAATATTAGTGAAAAGTTCGCTCCATACGCTGTTAAAGCTGGTGCTGTTGTTATTGACAATACATCTCACTTTAGAATGGATAAAAATATTCCTCTTGTTGTCCCTGAAGTAAACCCTGAAGACATCGCAAAATGGGAAACTAGCGGAATCATAGCAAATCCAAACTGCTCAACTATTCAGATGGTACAAGTTCTAAAACCTCTTGATGAAGCTTATGACTTGGTTAGAGTTGATGTTAGCACATATCAAGCAACATCAGGAGCTGGTAAAGAGGCGATGGAAGAGTTAGTGACGCAAATGCAAGACTTTTTTGCTTTTAAACTAAGCGACTCTGAGCATAAAGTTTTCAACCAACAAATTGCTCTAAATGTAATCCCTCAAATTGATGTTTTCATGGAAAATGGATACACAAAAGAGGAGATGAAGATGATTAACGAAACTACTAAAATCATGCATAAAGAGATTCCTCTTAGTGCTACATGTGTTCGTGTTCCAACTCTTCGTGGTCATGCAGAAGCCTTGTCTCTTACTTTTAACTCTGATGTTCAAGCAGACAAGGTTAGAGAGATTTTAAGCAAAGCACCAAACATTGTGATTTTAGACAAGCCAGAAGAAGCTCTCTACCCTATGCCTGCTACATGTGTGGATATGAATGAAACTTTTGTAGGACGTATAAGAAATGACAACTTCTCTAAAAAAATGATTCACCTGTTTATAGTTGCTGACAATCTTAGAGTTGGCGCAGCTACAAATGCTGTAAGAATTGCTCAAAAATGGGCTGAGATGCAAGAGGAGAAGTAG
- a CDS encoding YqhA family protein has product MIERLFENSLWGSRFIIILAVVFGLIGAVVLFIVASFDIYDTAKFVINTYFNNAHPENFHEDVVAGIIGAVDLYLIGVVMLLFSFGLYELFISDIDAARDDTGGENKILSIHSLDQLKDKISKVIVMVLVVGFFQKVGHTHYDGALDMLYFALSITAVAVGLFFLGKVGKSH; this is encoded by the coding sequence ATGATTGAAAGATTATTTGAAAACTCCCTGTGGGGCTCAAGATTTATAATAATTCTCGCTGTTGTTTTTGGTCTTATTGGAGCAGTTGTACTATTTATTGTAGCTAGTTTTGATATATATGACACTGCAAAATTTGTTATAAACACATACTTTAATAACGCCCATCCAGAGAATTTTCACGAAGATGTTGTAGCTGGAATCATAGGCGCTGTTGATTTATACCTAATAGGTGTTGTTATGCTTCTTTTTTCTTTTGGTCTATATGAACTGTTCATTTCTGACATAGATGCGGCGAGAGATGATACAGGAGGAGAAAACAAAATATTGTCTATACACTCCCTTGATCAACTAAAAGATAAAATTTCAAAAGTTATTGTAATGGTACTTGTTGTTGGTTTTTTTCAAAAAGTAGGTCATACTCACTATGATGGTGCCTTAGATATGTTATACTTCGCGCTATCAATTACTGCCGTTGCAGTTGGTCTTTTCTTCTTGGGGAAAGTCGGAAAAAGTCATTAA
- the hemE gene encoding uroporphyrinogen decarboxylase: protein MSKIFVDACFGKETPYTPVWMMRQAGRYLPEYMKVRAEAGNFLNLCHDPKRAAEVTIQPLDIVGVDAAILFSDILVIPDEMGMDLEFIKGEGPKFNDPLSTQEDLDRLLGGEEAASKLTYVYETIELLREQLDARGDEKALIGFTGAPWTLATYMIEGQGTKTYNICKKMMYSNPELLHNILRKVTEVVKLYMEKQIQAGIDVVQIFDSWAAAIEPGKYDEFSWSYMVEIAEYLKEKYPHIPVIMFPKGIPAFLDKVYGNFDVFGVDWSTPMSLAKEKLGDKYVLQGNMEPCRLYSKEATTHCVEVIQETMGTKRHIFNLGHGILPDVPVENAIHFVKECQRVSKK from the coding sequence ATGAGTAAAATATTTGTAGACGCATGCTTTGGAAAAGAGACTCCATACACACCAGTTTGGATGATGAGACAAGCAGGTCGTTATCTTCCAGAATATATGAAAGTTCGTGCAGAAGCAGGAAACTTTTTAAACCTTTGTCATGACCCTAAAAGAGCAGCAGAGGTTACTATTCAACCACTTGATATTGTTGGTGTTGATGCGGCTATTTTATTTAGTGACATCCTTGTTATACCTGATGAAATGGGTATGGATTTAGAGTTTATCAAAGGTGAAGGTCCAAAGTTTAACGACCCTCTTTCAACTCAAGAAGACTTAGACAGACTTCTAGGTGGTGAAGAAGCAGCTTCAAAACTTACTTACGTTTATGAGACTATTGAACTACTAAGAGAGCAACTTGATGCCAGAGGTGATGAAAAAGCACTTATCGGTTTTACTGGTGCTCCTTGGACTCTTGCTACTTACATGATTGAAGGTCAAGGTACAAAAACTTACAACATTTGTAAAAAAATGATGTACTCAAACCCTGAACTTTTACACAATATACTTAGAAAAGTTACTGAAGTTGTTAAACTATATATGGAAAAACAAATTCAAGCCGGTATTGATGTTGTACAAATCTTTGACTCATGGGCAGCTGCTATTGAGCCGGGTAAGTATGATGAGTTCTCTTGGAGTTACATGGTAGAGATTGCTGAGTACTTAAAAGAGAAATACCCACATATTCCAGTAATCATGTTCCCTAAAGGTATCCCTGCATTTTTAGATAAAGTATACGGAAACTTTGATGTATTTGGTGTTGATTGGTCAACTCCAATGTCACTTGCAAAAGAAAAACTTGGTGACAAGTACGTTCTTCAAGGAAACATGGAGCCTTGTCGTCTTTACTCTAAAGAAGCAACTACTCACTGTGTAGAAGTTATACAAGAGACTATGGGAACTAAAAGACATATCTTCAACCTAGGTCACGGGATTTTACCTGATGTTCCAGTTGAAAATGCTATACACTTTGTTAAAGAGTGTCAAAGAGTTAGTAAAAAATAG
- a CDS encoding radical SAM protein, with product MKTIFGPINSRRFGSSLGIDLSPALKQCNFDCLYCELAPSATVDTQSNTVDIPTIINELKEHLNDKIDVITLTANGEPTLYPQLSELIDEIDKIKNKTQTLILTNSATLVDEKVFNSLLKLDQVKLSLDAVSEDVFKKIDRPHKSMHVESIVEKVIEFSKVYKGKLFIEILFVYGLNDTKQEIQKLNKVLLQLNVTRVDLGTIDRPPAYPVSGISYKELHEASLEFDSSLPIHIASRVHAEPNNSNYTNEEILNTLDKRPLTMDDINLLFDEESKKRLQTLIKESKIVKKIVGNLEFLILHVNEKRKLKK from the coding sequence GTGAAAACGATTTTCGGTCCTATAAACTCAAGAAGATTTGGTTCTTCTTTGGGTATAGACCTCTCCCCTGCCCTTAAACAGTGTAATTTTGACTGCCTTTACTGCGAGTTAGCACCAAGCGCAACTGTAGATACTCAATCAAATACAGTAGATATCCCAACAATTATTAATGAGCTAAAAGAGCATTTAAACGACAAGATTGATGTTATAACACTTACTGCAAATGGCGAACCTACACTTTATCCACAACTAAGTGAACTTATAGATGAGATAGACAAAATAAAAAATAAAACTCAAACTCTCATACTTACAAACAGCGCTACTCTTGTTGATGAAAAGGTATTTAACTCACTTTTAAAACTTGACCAGGTAAAACTCTCACTTGATGCTGTAAGCGAAGATGTGTTTAAAAAAATAGATAGACCGCATAAAAGTATGCATGTAGAAAGTATTGTTGAAAAAGTAATAGAGTTTAGTAAAGTTTACAAAGGCAAACTTTTTATAGAGATACTTTTTGTGTATGGTTTAAATGATACAAAGCAAGAGATACAAAAACTAAATAAAGTTTTACTGCAATTGAATGTTACAAGGGTAGACCTAGGGACGATAGACAGACCTCCAGCTTACCCAGTTAGCGGAATAAGCTACAAAGAGCTACACGAGGCATCTTTAGAGTTTGACAGCTCTTTACCCATACATATAGCATCAAGGGTTCATGCAGAACCAAACAACTCAAACTACACAAATGAAGAGATACTAAATACACTTGATAAAAGACCATTAACTATGGATGACATTAACTTACTCTTCGATGAAGAGAGTAAAAAACGACTTCAAACACTAATAAAAGAGTCAAAAATAGTAAAAAAAATAGTCGGAAATTTAGAGTTTTTGATTCTACATGTAAACGAAAAAAGAAAACTAAAAAAGTAG